The nucleotide sequence TATTAAAAACTTTTATCCATAGGCAATCTAATAGAGTGTATATATAAGTTAAATTAATACATCAAGGAGGAGTACTATGCATTGGAGTTTTCCTGAAATGATAAGACTCTTTTCAGATGAATATAGAAGCAGTATGTTGTCAGAAGGAAATTTTGGAGTAGAAAGGGAATCACAGAGAGTTAATTATTCTGGAGATTTAGCATTAACGCCTCATCCATCTGTATTTGGCGATAAGTTTGAAAACCCACGTATAACAACAGATTTTTCGGAAAGTCAAATAGAGATGATAACACCACCGCTTAAATCAGCTGAGGAAGTCTACAAAGCATTAAATGATATAAATAATGAAGTTAAAAATGCTCTTAAAGGTGAACTATTATGGCCTTTAAGTATGCCGCCAAGACTTCCAAAGGAAGAGGATATACCAGTTGCACAATTTCCGGATACTGAAGACGGTAGACAAAAACAGATTTATAGAAATGGACTTGCACTTCGTTACGGTAAGAAGATGCAAATGATATCGGGTATTCATTATAATTTTTCTTTTAGCGACAAGATGATCGATTTTATATATAGGCAATTGAGAATAGAAAAAACTAAAAGACAATTCATTGATGAGATGTATTTTTCGCTGACTAGAAATTTTTTAAGATATCATTGGATACTTATATATTTGTTTGGAGCATCACCAATATGTGATTCGACATACAATTCTGTTATATTTAAAGAGCTTGAAAAAATAGAAAAATGCTGCCCTCATTGTGCTGGAAAAATAAAGAATTTTAATAGATATGCTACTTCACTTCGTGTAAGTAGGTTTGGTTATTCTGATACAGATGAAAAGAAGTATACTGTGTATTTTAATAGTCTTAGAGAATATGAAACCAAAATTAAGAAAATGATGGAAACTGAAAGTAACAAATATTCTAAACTTGGAATATATAAAGATGGAGTTCAGATTCAGTTAAATGGAAATCTGCTTCAAAGTGAAAGTGAATTTTATGCTCCTATACGTTTTAAAAGAAATATAAAAAAAGGAGAAACACAGCTTACAGCCCTAGTAAATCGTGGAGTAGAGTATATAGAGATAAGAATTTTAGATGTGAATCCTTTTGATAAAGTTGGCATTAGTGTTGAACAGATGAATTTTCTTCAAGTTTTTAATGTGTTTTGTCTGTTTGAAGAAAGCAAGTCAATAGATGAGGAGCAGATGGAAAGGATAAATACAAATCATCAACTTGCAGCGTTACTTGGAAGAAATGAAGATTTAATGCTTTATAAGTATAATGATGATTCTAGAATACCGCTAAAGAATTTTGGCGATGAGATTTTTGAAAAACTAAGAATAGTTGCTAAATTGATGGACAAAGATAATGTAGAAAAGAAATACAGCGAAAGTGTTGAAAGTGAATATAAAAAACTTCATAATATAGAGCTGTTGCCATCAGAAAGAATATGCAGAGAAATGGATAATGATAATAGAAGCTATATTCAATTTGGCATGGAATATGCTGAAGCATAGGGAGCATAAGATTTAGCAATATTTTAATTAACAAACCCTGGATACTAAGGTATAATTATTTGTAAAAGAGGTGGTAAAACATGAATGAAGATTATACAAAACTTGAACTTTCAACTCAGATATTAATTAATGAAGCTTTAGATAGGAAAATACAAGTTGACATACTTGATATGGAAGACAACTTTATACGTTTAAAAAAAGGTGATAAAGTTGAATATGTGAAACAGGCAACTAAAACTTCATTGGATAATTATATAGCGCCTTTAATAATGGAAAATAAAGAAGTAACCAAAATAGTTTTAAAAGAGAATGGTATAAATGTTCCTGAAGGAGTTACTCTTAAAGAAGCAAGTGAAGCGAAAGAAAAGTTCAGTTTATTTTATGGCAAAGATACAGTAGTTAAGCCAAAGTCAACGAACTTTGGAAAAGGAGTAATTATACTAAAACAGCTTAGATCAATTGAAGATTTTGAGAATGCTGTAAATCAGGCTTTTGAATATGATAATTCCGTTATGGTTGAAGAATTTATAGCCGGTAAGGAATACAGATTCTTGGTTATAGGTGATGAAACTATTGCAGTTCTTCATAGGGTTCCAGCAAATGTTATAGGGGACGGAGTTCACAGTATTAAAGAACTTGTAGATGAAAAAAACAAGGATCCACGTAGAGGGCAAGGATACGTAAAGCCACTTGAGAAAATTGTTCTTGGAACTATTGAAAAAGAGTATTTATCATTTTCAAATAGGGATTTTGATTATGTTCCAGACAAGAATGAAATAGTTTATTTGAGAGAGAACTCTAATGTAAGTACTGGCGGAGATAGTATAGATTTTACAGATGAGATTCTTGAGGGATACAAAAAAATTGCAGTTAGAGCAGCTAATGCAGTGGGAGCAAAGATTTGTGGTGCGGATATAATAATAAACGATATAAATGAAGAGCCTAATGCTAAAAACCACAGCATTATAGAATTAAATTTTAATCCAGCAATTCATATGCATGATTTCCCTTACAGAGGTGAAAATAGGCATGTTGAGAGAAAAATTTTAGATTTACTTGGATACTAAAATTATGTATAAAGAACCGTTTTAAAATGATTAGAACATTTTAAAACGGTTTTTTATCATTTAGTTTGGCTTTTTTTATATATATTAATGAAATTATATAACATAATACTTCTAAATAATTGTATTATAGTAAATAAAAGTTAAATACATATAATATTAATACGATAAATATAATATATGGAAATAGATGCCTTTAGGCATTTTAATTAGAGGTGGTGTAAATGTCAAAGACCGAAATTATAATGTTGTTTACTATTATAGGAATAATCTTAGGTGTACTTATCACTATGCTTTCAATATTTCCGCTTTTAAAGAAAAATGGAATAAAGGTAAGTGATATATTAGAAGAGACTCAAAAAGTAGTAGATGCTTCAGACAAGGTTCTTGGTGTGGCATCAGAAGTATTTCCTAAAAGTGGAACAGTAAATATTTTAGAAATTATTGATAAATGGGCAAAAATAGCTGTAGGGAGTGCTGAGCAATTATCTCATGCAGGAGATATAAGTAAAGATGAGAGAGCAGAAGTTGCAGAAAATGTTGTTCTAGATGTGCTTAAGGAGTTGAATATAAATGTTGATGATAATAAGAAAGCACTTATAGATGCTGCTATAAAAAATGCAGTAAATGACCTTGGACACAGTAGTTCTTCAAAGGTCGTAGTAAATAGTACAAGTAAATAGAATATTTAAAAAATCAAATGGATATATTTCGTTTGATTTTTTATTATGAATAGTTAAAAACAAGTTTTGTGTTAAAAGTATGTGAAAAATAGCTACAGTTGAAAACAAAATGTAAATTCTATTAAAATATGTTTTTTATAAATAATTAGGTGGTATACTATAATAGGCTCATAATTTATGAGCTTTGAAAAAGGATTTATTTTATTATAGCTTTAAGGCGGAATGGAGAAAGGTTATGGAAAATGTAGAAACAAAGTCAAAACAATCTAAGGCCTCTATAATTTTATATGTAGCAGCTGCAGTTGTTGCAATTATAGGAATTGCACTTTTAGTAGATAATATTATTGTTTATAGAAAGGCACTTAGCCAGTATGTAGCGCAAGGTTATAAGGCAGCTACAGTTAATTCACAGCTAGTTCCACAACAGCTATTACCTGAAATATTTAATGCTGTTGGTATTTATGGAGGAATAGCTTTTGTTTTATTTGGTGCAGGAATTATAAATAATAAAATTTCAAAATTGTTATCATTACATAATGATTAAGAAAAAACTTCTATAAAAGAAGTTGAATAAAATATAAAAGAGTGGTTAATAGTAAAGTTTAAACTTATGTGTACTGAAATGATAGTCATTAAGCTATTTCAGTGCATATAAGTTTTTTGAAAATAATGGACTAAATTTATAGTAAAAGGTACAGATTTTATTAAAGTCTGTATTTTTTTACATAAAAATAAAGAATATTGTATAAATCAATTTAAATAAAGGAATTTTCAGTGATATAATAAGATTAAATAGAATTTTTATCCAACAACATGAAGCTATAGAAACATGCATTAGAAAGGATGTTTAAATGTGAAAATTTTAGTATATAATCATAGAGCTGATGAAACTGAATATTTTCAAAAGTTTAAAGAAAAATACAATGTTGATTTAATGCTTACAGACAAGACACCGACCATTGAAACTGCTGATTTTGCAAAAGGATTTGACTGCATAAGTATTATTACAACTCCAATTAATGCAGCGCTTATTAAAAAGTTTAACGACGTTGGAGTTAAATTTATATCCACTAGAACTATAGGGTATGACCACATAGATATTAAAAAAGCTAAAGAGCTCAGAATTGGTGTAGGAAACGTAACATATTCACCAAGAAGCGTAGCTGATTATACTGTAATGATGATTTTAATGGCAACAAGAAAAGTAAAAGCAATTATGCAGAATAGCTATGTTCAAGATTATTCTCTAGAAGGTATTCAGGGAAAAGAATTACATAATTTAACCGTAGGAGTTATAGGAACAGGGAAGATTGGGAGAACAGTAATTAAAAATTTAAAGGGTTTTGAATGCAACATTATAGCCTATGATATCAATGAAAATGAAGAAGTTAAAGCCCATGCTAAATATGTGAAATTAGAAGAACTTTTAATGAGTAGTGATGTTATCACAGTGCATGTTCCAGGAGCGGAAGATAACTACCATCTAATAAATAAAAATTCCATATCAAAAATGAAAGATGGGGTATTTATTATAAATACAGCAAGAGGGTCAATTATAAACACATATGATTTTATTGACGCTGTTGAAAAAGGGAAAATTGGTGGAGCAGCATTAGATGTAATAGAAAATGAAACAAATCTCTACTATAAAAATCTTAAAGGAGAAGTGTTAGGAAATAGAGAATTAGCTGTTTTAAAGTCTTATCCTAATGTGATTATTACACCTCATACAGCATTCTATACAGATCAAGCAGTTAGCGATATGGTTGAGAATTCTATACTAAGTTGTATAGCTTTTTATGAGGGAAAAGAAAATCCTTGGAAAGTGTTATAATTGAAACAAAATATTTTTCTGTTATGTATAGGCTAAAAGGTGAGTATTAATTAAAATTAGCAAAATGTATTTTGCTTTAAAAATAGTATTAACTTTACAAATATTCAAAAAGCATTTATGATGAAAATATATTAAATATTGAGAGGGGACTTAAGATTTAGCTATGGATTATAGTGAGTTAGTTTATAAAGCTTTAGAGGCTAGAAAAAAGGCTTATGCACCTTATTCCAAATTCAAAGTTGGAGCAGCTGTGATAGCTGACAATGGAGAAATATATACAGGATGTAATATAGAAAATGCATCCTATGGTGCAACAAATTGTGCAGAAAGAACAGCTATTTTTAAAGCAGTATCAGAAGGGCACACAAAGCTTAATGCTATTGCTATAGTGGGAGTAGAAAAGGATTATACATATCCATGTGGAATATGCAGACAGGTAATTGCTGAGTTTGCGTCAGAGGATATGAAAATAGTTTTGGGAAAAAATAGTGGAGAATATATAGTTAAGACATTGGAAGAAATTCTACCAGGAGCTTTTACTAAAGAGGATTTAAAAAAGTAGTTTAAATAAAGTGTAAGATAAAACTATTGTTATTGGTCGAAGTTATAAAATGAGAGGAAGATTTTTAATATGAATATTGCTAAAATTATAGATCATACAGCATTAAAGCCAGATACAACAAAGGAGCAGATACTAAAACTAATAGAAGAAGCTAAACAAAATAACTTTGCATCAGTTTGTGTAAATCCAAAGTGGGTTAAAGAGGCAAGCTGTGCATTAAAGGACAGCAGTGTTAAAGTGTGTACTGTAATAGGGTTTCCTCTTGGAGCTAATACAACTGCTACAAAAGTATTTGAAACACAAGATGCTATTAAAAATGGTGCAGAAGAAGTAGATATGGTTGTTTCTATAGGAGAATTAAAAGATAAAAATGATGATTATGTAGAAAAAGATATAGAAGAAGTTGTTAAGGCAGCTAGTGGAAAGGCCTTAGTTAAAGTAATTATTGAAACTTGTCTTCTTACCGAAGAAGAGAAGATAAGAGCGTGTAAACTAGCTAAAAAAGCAGGTGCAGATTTTGTTAAAACATCAACAGGGTTTTCAACAGGAGGGGCTAAGGCAGAAGATATTAAATTAATGAGAAAAACAGTTGGAGCTGGTATGGGAGTTAAGGCCTCAGGTGGTATTCATACAAGAGAAGAAGCAATTAAACTTATAGAAGCTGGAGCTACACGTATTGGAGCTAGTGCAAGTATAGATATAATTTCAGAAAATTAAATGAATAACGCTTTTTAGAAAATAAATGCAAGAGGTGGAAAGAGCATGAGAATGGTAGATATAATCTCAAAAAAAAGAGATGGAGGAGAACTTACAAAAGATGAAATTTATTTTTTTGTAAATGGATATACGAATGGAACGATTCCTGATTATCAGGTAAGTGCACTTACAATGGCTATTTATTTTAAGGACATGACTGAAAGGGAAAGAGCAGATTTAACAATGGCCATGGTGAAATCTGGAGAAACTGTTGACCTATCGCAAATTGAAGGGATAAAAGTAGATAAGCACTCGACAGGCGGAGTTGGAGATACTACAACACTTGTACTGGCACCTCTTGTTGCAGCTTTAGGAGTACCAGTTGCTAAAATGTCAGGAAGAGGGTTAGGTCATACAGGAGGAACTATTGATAAACTAGAGTCTATTAGTGGCTTTAATGTAGCACTTACAAAGGAAAAGTTCGTAGAATTAGTTAATCGTAATAAGGTTGCAGTTGTTGGTCAAACAGGCAATTTAACTCCAGCAGATAAAAAGCTATATGCACTTCGTGATGTAACTGGAAGTGTAGAATCAATTCCACTAATTGCTAGTTCTATTATGAGTAAAAAGATTGCAGCAGGAGCAGATGCAATAGTATTGGATGTAAAGACTGGTGCAGGTGCATTTATGAAGACGGAGAAGGATGCGGAAGAACTGGCACATGCTATGGTTAAAATAGGGAATAACGTTGGTAGAAAAACTATGGCAGTAATATCAGATATGTCTCAGCCTTTGGGTTTTGCCGTAGGGAATGCACTTGAGGTAAAGGAAGCTATTGATACATTAAAGGGGCAAGGACCAGAGGATTTAACAGAACTTGTTCTAACTCTTGGAAGTCAAATGGTTATGCTAGCTAAGAAGGCAAATACATTGGAAGAAGCAAAAGAAAAGCTTGTAGAGGTAATAAAAAGCGGTAAAGCTTTAGAAAAATTTAAGCTGTTTCTTGAAAGCCAAGGGGGAGATTCATCAATTGTAGATAATCCTGAAAAGTTACCGCAGTCAAAATATAAGATTGATGTTTTAGCAAAAGAAAGCGGCTTTGTTTCCAATATTGTAGCGGATGAAATTGGAATTGCAGCAATGCTTTTAGGTGCAGGAAGAGCTACAAAGGAAGATACAGTGGATTTAGCTGTTGGGCTTGTACTTAACAAAAAAGTAGGCGATAAAGTGCAAAAAGATGAACCAATTGTAACTATTTATTCAAATAGAGAAGATGTAGAAGAGGTAAAAAACAAAATTTATAAGAGTATAGCAATTTCAAAAAAAGCTGTAAGACCAGTGCTTATTCATAAAATTATTACAGAATAAATTTTCGTCATTAAAAAGCCCTATATTCCTAGAGGTTCAACTTAGGAATGATAGGGCTTTTTTTATTTTTGTAGAATAAGTAGCATAATTTTCAAAAATAAGTATTGACACAACTTAAATTTAATATTATAATTCAATTACACTCAATTAGATTGCGCACAATTAAATTTTAAAATGTTATATGGGAGGCAATGAAATGATACAAGAGATTAATGATAAAAGTTTTGTAAATGTTATTTCCAATTCAAAAAAGGTTGTAGTAGTTGATTTTTGGGCTACTTGGTGCGAACCCTGTAAAATGATAGCTCCTATACTTGAAGAAATTGCAGGAGAATTAAAAGAAAGTTTAGAGATTATAAAAATAAATGATGATAAAAATCGTGAGGCTGTAGATAAGTATGGAATCTCAAATATACCAACTATGTTAATATTTAAAAATGGTGAATTACAAGAAAGTCTTACAGGATTTAATCCTAAAAATAAGCTTAAAGAGGTATTTTCCAAATATATTTAAGGAGTGGATTTCTATGGACAGATATGATATAGCGATAATAGGAAGTGGACCTGCTGGATTGTCAGCGGCAATAAACGCAGTCATAAGGAATAAAAAGGTTATATTATTTGGAAGTGATAACTTAAGCAATAAGCTTTTGAAGGCACCTAAAATAAATAACTATCTTGGAATATACGATGTTTCGGGAAAAGAGCTTAAGGAAAAGTTTTTGGAACATCTAAAATATATGAATATAGAAATAAAAAATGAAAAAGTGAATTCAGTATATTCCATGGGAGATTATTTTGCACTTTCATTAAATCAAAAGATGTATGAAGCAACTTCCATAATAATAGCTTCAGGAGTAGAATTTTCAAAACCTTTAAATGGGGAAGACGAATTACTTGGTAAAGGAGTAGGTTATTGTGCCACTTGTGATGCTCCGCTATATAAAGGTAAGACTGTAGCAATAGTAGGGTATACTAAAGAGGCAGAGGAAGAAGCTAATTATGTAAGTGAACTTGCAGGAAAACTTTATTATATACCTATGTATAAGGATAAAGTAAGTTTAAAAGAAGTTATAGAGGTTGTGGAAGACAAACCAATTAGTATATTAGGTAAGGACAAGGTAAGTGGCTTACAAATGTCAAAAGGTGAAATTAATACTGATGCTGTATTTATAATAAAAGATAGTGTATCACCTGGTAAGCTTGTTCCAGGACTTTTAATGAATGGAGAACACATAGCAGTTGATATAGATATGAAAACTAATATAGAAGGATGTTTTGCAGCAGGAGATTGTGCCGGAAGACCCTACCAATACATAAAATCTGCAGGGCAGGGGCAAATAGCAGCACTTAGTGCAGTAAGCTACATAGATAAAATTAAGCTAAATAAAAAAATAATATAAAACAAAAATGAAGGGAGGAAGATTAGATTCTGTATAATAAATATCTAGAATCTAATTGAATAATTATGTCAGTATATGATTTTAAAGCAAAAACAATAGAAGGAAAAGAGGTATCTTTAGATACTTATAAGGGAAAGGTTTTAATAATAGCAAATACTGCAAGTAAATGCGGATTTACACCACAATATGAGGGACTTGAAAAGCTGTATAAAGAATACAAAGATAAGGGGCTCGAAATATTAGGCTTCCCAAGTAATCAATTTGCAGAACAGGAACCAGGAGATAATAATGAAGTAAAGAATTTTTGCAAACTTAATTATGGAGTAACCTTTCAACTATTTGAAAAAACAGATGTAAGAGATGAAAATGCACATCCTTTATTTAACTACTTAACTGAGAATGCTCCATTTAAGGGATTTGATTTAAATCATCCAACAGGAAAAATGCTTTCAGAGGTTTTAGAGAAGAATTTTCCAAAGTTCTTAGAAGGAAATTCAGTAAAATGGAACTTTACAAAGTTTTTAATAGATAGAGATGGAAATGTTGTAAAAAGATTTGAACCAACTTCTGAACCAAGTGATATGGTTAAAGATATAGAAAAGTTATTATAAAATTTGAAGAAGGGCAATAGCAGAATACTTTATGCTATTACTCTTCTTTTTTATTAAATAATTTTAGATATTCACCATACCCCTCTTCTTCTAAGGCTTCTTTTGGAATGAATTTTAAAGAAGCGCTATTTATACAGTATCTTAAACCGCCTTTATCTTTAGGACCGTCATCAAAGACATGACCAAGGTGAGAATCGCTATCTTTACTTCTGATTTCTATCCTTTTCATGTTATAGCTAAAGTCTGTATTAGCTTTTATATTTTCTTTGACAATTGGTTTAGTAAAGCTGGGCCACCCGCAGCCTGAATCAAATTTATCTAAGGATGTAAACAAAGGTTTTCCAGAAATTATATCTACGTAAATTCCTTCAGATTTATTATCCCAATACTCATTATTAAAAGGGGGTTCTGTAGCATTATTTTGAGTAACCTCATATTGTAATGGAGTTAATTTTTTAGATAAATCATCTTTTTTCATTCTACTCTCTCCTTTTGTTTTATAGAAATAGTATATGCATATAAATTATCTGTAAACTTTATTTTTTATTTTAAATGATTCAGTAATTTTATGGTAAAATAAGTATATCATATATGCAGGGAGGTATGTAAAATGGATATAATAAATAATAGAAGAAGTATAAGAAATTACAAAGGAAAAAAAGTTGAAAAAGAAAAAATAGAAAAGCTTTTAAGAGCAGCAATGCAAGCGCCATCAGCAGGGAATCAACAGCCATGGGAATTTATAGTGCTTGAGGATAGAGAAAACATAGATAAACTCTCTAATTTTAGTAAATATGCGAACTCTCTAAAAACTGCACCACTAGCAATTGTACTTTTAGCAGATGAAGAAAAAATGAAAATTTCAGAAATGTGGGAGCAAGATATGGCAGCAGCAGCTGAAAATATTTTGCTTGAGGCTGCTTACCTAGATTTGGGAGCAGTATGGCTTGGAGCTCAGCCTATTGAAGAAAGAGTAAAAAATTTAAAAGAAATGTTTAATTTAAAATCAAATATAAAGCCTTTTTGTGTAATAAGTGTTGGATATCCAGAAAATAGTGAAAATAAATTTATAGACAGATTCGATGCAAAGAGGATTCACATAGAAAAGTATTAAAAGTAGATAATATTTTTAAGGTTATTTGAAAAAGATTATTGTTACACAAGATCATTACTTATAGGAGCGCAATTTGTAGTTGGGCTCCTTTTAAATCTTCATAAAAACTACAAAAAAAGCTATTATAATAGGTAAGGTATTAAAATACTTAGGAGTGAATTTTATGAAAAACATATTGGTAGTAGAGGATGAGGAGAATGTACTTGAAATTGTAAGAGCTTATCTTGAAAAAGAGGGCTACAATGTATATTGCACTACACAAGGACTTGATGGAATAGAATTATTTAAAAAAGTAAAGTTTCAATTAGTTATTTTGGATTTAATGCTTCCAGATATTGATGGGGAAGAGGTATGCAGAATATTAAGAAGAATTTCAGATGTGTACATATTTATTTTAACAGCTAAAGTAGCTCTAAAGGACAGAATAGAAGGATTAAACATGGGAGCAGATGAGTATTTGCTAAAGCCTTGCAGTCCAAGAGAACTTACAGCAAGGGTTAACGCTCTTTTCAGACGAGTTTTTAAGGATGAGAATAATACTGATTTTGATGATGGAAATTTGCAAATATGTAGTGATAAAAGAATCGTAAGAATTAAGGATCAGCAAATAAGTTTAACCCCCAATGAATTTGATATACTATATGCTTTAGTTTTAAATAAGGGGAGGGTTTTAAGTAGAGAACAGTTAATTGAGAGGGTATTTGGTTTAGACTTCGATGGATTCGATAGAACAATAGATGTTCACATAAAAAATATAAGAAAAAAAATAGAAGAGGATACGAAAAAACCGAAATATATTATAACTGTAACTAAACTTGGTTATAAATTTGGTGGTGATATAAAATGAGGAGTATAAGAAGAGAAGTTAGCATTATATTGATATTATGTACAATATCTGGAGTGATTCTATCAGCACTTTTTGTAAATATAGCCATGAATGCTACTTTTAATAAATATATGGTTAATATTCAAAAGCAAAGGAATAGCAGAATTGTAAGTTATTTTGAGGAAATTTATAAGAGAGACAAAAGGTGGACACAAAACTCTGGAGCAGAAATGATGCATGAAGCCTACATGAGTGATTATTGCCTAACGTTAATGGATAATTCTAAAAAAGTTATTTGGGGTATGAATCCTAATGATATTAGAAACAGCAATCACTGGATTATGAAAACTGAAGGTAAAGGTGTATACAGTTCCAAAACCTTTCCGATAAAGGTTGACGGAAAGGTAGAAGGCTATGTTATGGTAGGGCAATATCATGCAGTCATATTATCCGAGGCGGATATCAACTTTAAGAATTCCATAAATCAAGGTATTGGTTTAAGTGCTCTTGTTGCTATTATTATTGTTGCATTATTAAGTTTAATTGTATCAAAAGGATTTTCACGTCCAATTAAAAAGGTTTCAGAGACCTCAGTCCAACTATCTAAGGGAAATTACGAGTTTAGGTCTGAAATAAAAAGCAATATAAATGAAATAAATGATTTAATAAAAAGTATTAATATGCTTGGAGGAACTTTAAAGCACCAAAATCTTCTTAGAAGAAGGCTTATATCTGATATATCCCATGAAATAAGAACTCCGCTTAATGTGCTACAAAATAATCTAGAAGCTATGATAGATGGAATAATACCTGTTACAGAAGATAGGTTAGTTAAATTAAATGAAGAAGTTATAAGGTTTGGTGAGCTTTTAAATAATTTAGATTTACTTAAAAGATTTGAGACTGAGGAGAGTTCAGTGAGTATGAAGAAAATACCCTTAGATAAGATTATAAGGGGAATTTGCAAAGAATTTCTCAATGTTGCAAAAGAAAATAATATAGAAATTCATACAAATATACCTGAGGGCTACTATATGATTTTAGGTGATGAGAATAAGTTAAAGCAAGTATTTATAAATTTATTATCCAATTCAGTTAAGTTTAATAATAAAAAGGGTGATATATGGATTTCTCTTGATGAAGAAGACAAGGAAATAGTAGCAAGGATAAAG is from Clostridium acetobutylicum ATCC 824 and encodes:
- the msrB gene encoding peptide-methionine (R)-S-oxide reductase MsrB, coding for MKKDDLSKKLTPLQYEVTQNNATEPPFNNEYWDNKSEGIYVDIISGKPLFTSLDKFDSGCGWPSFTKPIVKENIKANTDFSYNMKRIEIRSKDSDSHLGHVFDDGPKDKGGLRYCINSASLKFIPKEALEEEGYGEYLKLFNKKEE
- a CDS encoding nitroreductase family protein; this encodes MDIINNRRSIRNYKGKKVEKEKIEKLLRAAMQAPSAGNQQPWEFIVLEDRENIDKLSNFSKYANSLKTAPLAIVLLADEEKMKISEMWEQDMAAAAENILLEAAYLDLGAVWLGAQPIEERVKNLKEMFNLKSNIKPFCVISVGYPENSENKFIDRFDAKRIHIEKY
- a CDS encoding response regulator transcription factor, translating into MKNILVVEDEENVLEIVRAYLEKEGYNVYCTTQGLDGIELFKKVKFQLVILDLMLPDIDGEEVCRILRRISDVYIFILTAKVALKDRIEGLNMGADEYLLKPCSPRELTARVNALFRRVFKDENNTDFDDGNLQICSDKRIVRIKDQQISLTPNEFDILYALVLNKGRVLSREQLIERVFGLDFDGFDRTIDVHIKNIRKKIEEDTKKPKYIITVTKLGYKFGGDIK
- a CDS encoding sensor histidine kinase; translated protein: MRSIRREVSIILILCTISGVILSALFVNIAMNATFNKYMVNIQKQRNSRIVSYFEEIYKRDKRWTQNSGAEMMHEAYMSDYCLTLMDNSKKVIWGMNPNDIRNSNHWIMKTEGKGVYSSKTFPIKVDGKVEGYVMVGQYHAVILSEADINFKNSINQGIGLSALVAIIIVALLSLIVSKGFSRPIKKVSETSVQLSKGNYEFRSEIKSNINEINDLIKSINMLGGTLKHQNLLRRRLISDISHEIRTPLNVLQNNLEAMIDGIIPVTEDRLVKLNEEVIRFGELLNNLDLLKRFETEESSVSMKKIPLDKIIRGICKEFLNVAKENNIEIHTNIPEGYYMILGDENKLKQVFINLLSNSVKFNNKKGDIWISLDEEDKEIVARIKDNGIGIKKEDLPYVFERLYRGDKSRHKAIGNGIGLSIVKTVLDIHLARIEVKSEEGIGSEFTIYFPKDKRNN